The following DNA comes from Chryseobacterium gallinarum.
GACCTATGAAAAATGTACCTCAAGAGGTCACTCAGGTTTTAGAACGTTCCTGCTATGACTGTCATTCAAATTCGCAGCATCTCACTTTTTTAGATAAACTCGCTCCAATTTCCTGGATCGTCAACAAAGATATCCGCAGAGCCCGTGAAGTAATGAATTTTTCGGAATGGGACAAATTATCCGAAGCTGAGCAAAAGGGGAAATTCTACGCAATATTCAATATGGTTCGTGCCGAGAAGATGCCTCTTCCCTCCTATGCCATGACGCACCCAGGAGCTAAACTCTCACAAAATGAGATTGAGACCATTAAGCAGTTTGCTTTATCTCTCTCAGAAAAAGACAGTTTTATTCCCGCGCATATGAGCCCTGTGGAAGCTGGTTCTAAAGTACAAACTTTGACCACTGCCATACAACCTGGAGTTCTAGTTTCTCCCAATGGGATCAGCTACAATGCCGACTTCAAAAATTGGAAAGTGATCGGCATGAGCACACTCATTGACAACAGCATACGGGTAATCTACGGAAATGACATCGCTGTAAAAGCGATTCAGGAAGAAAATTTTCATCCTTGGCCAGATGGAAGCGCAGTAGCAAAGGCAGTTTTCAAGCAGACAAAAAAAGCGAACGGTGAAATTGTACCAGGTGACTTCGTGAACATGCAATACATGGTCAAAGACGGGAAAGAATATACGGAAACTGAAGGCTGGGGATTTGCAAAATTCAATGGACAGAAATTGAAACCAACAGGAAAAACAGCATTGTTCGCGCAACAGTCCTGTATCAGTTGCCACAGGCAGCTAGCGGAATCGACAGGCTTTCTTTTCAATGTGCCGCCAAAAGTAAATTCCAGAAAATTAATTGAACACTATTTAAAAACCGCTCGAAATGAAAAAAGTCTTATCCATAGTTCTATTAACTAGTTTAATTTTTGGCTCATGTGCCAAAAATCCCGAAAAAGAAACTGGAAAAATCCGCTTTATGTTTGATCCGGGAAGCTTGAAGTTTATTTCATCTTCCTTTAATCCAAACTTACAGACCATGTCTGCGCTTTACGGCAATCAAAAGGGAATTTCAGCACTGGAAACAAAAAAAGGAATCATAGGAGTAGATCTTAAGCTCGTGACTTATAAAATGCAGGATGACCCAAATTATTTTGGAAGTAAGGTCAATGGTGAGTTGTTAAGTGTCGAGACCGTTAAAACCGATCAAATGGGAAATCTCAAATATGGAATCGAATTCGGAAGGGTTTCTTCTAATGAATCCAGTAAGCAACGTATGAGTTCCATCCTTGAATACCAGCCCATAAAATTACCTCAATAATTCTCCGACCTTAAAATTTTAAATCAACTTAAATATTGAAATAATGAAAATCCAACTAAATACAATGATAAAGATGCTCACATTTTCCATCATCATGATAATGGGTACTGGAATCTCCAGGTTAAATGCACAAACGTCGGTTAATGAGAAAAAGAGCGAAACAGAAGATACGATCAATTTTCAGCAGACTAAAACTATACAAGCGGGGCTTCTAAACGTAGGATATGCTGAAATCGGACCAAGTAAAGGTAAGCCGGTTATCCTTCTTCATGGATGGCCATACGACATCCACAGCTTTGAACAGTCCTCCGCTATCCTTGCCAAAAAGGGATACCGTGTACTGGTACCTTATCTTCGGGGGTATGGAACCACGACATTCCTTTCTGACAAAACCATGCGAAACGGGCAACAGTCTGCGGTCGCACTTGATATCATCAAATTTATGGATGCACTAAAAATTGAAAAGGCGATTATCGGTGGGTTCGACTGGGGGGCCAGAACCGCAGATATTATCGCTGCATTGTGGCCTGAACGTTGTTCGGCATTGGTCGCTGTAAGTGGATATCTTATTGGTAGCCCCAAAGCGAACGAAAACCCGCTTCCACCAAATGCCGAATTTTTATGGTGGTATCAATATTATTTCGCCACTGAACGAGGCTATAAAAGCTACAAAGTGAACACACAGGAATTCAATAAACTGATCTGGAAAACAGCTTCACCAAAATGGAACTTTGATGACCAGACCTATAAACGTTCCTCAAAGTCATTCGATAATCCGGATCATGCGGATATTGTTATCCATAATTACCGTTGGCGGTTAGGATTGGCCAAAGGCGAAAAACAATACGACGAACTTGAAGAAAAGCTTGCCAAAGCCCCGGATATTATTGTTCCTACGGTAACCCTTGAAGGAGATGCAAATGGGGCAGCCTTTCCGCCGCCAGCAAGTTATGCATCAAAATATAAAGGTAAGTATAAGCATCATACTTTAAACGGTGGTATTGGCCATAACCTGCCACAGGAAGCACCGGAGGCTTTCGCTGAAGCGATTATTGAAGCCGACCTGATGGCGCAGTAAACAACGATTATTCATCATAACAATATAAAATAATTTTAATAACACGCTCAAAAGGCAAAAAATAATTGATCATGCAATATTCAACTTACACAAAAATTTATCTTGGCGGACGCATCTTTATGTCATTATGGTTCGCCGCAAGCGGTTTCTTTGAACTCACAAGAAATCCGGTGGTCTGGAATATTACACTACAACTTGGATATCCTCCACATTTCATTTATATACTAGGTATATTTAAAATTGTAGGCAGTATCATTTTCCTTATTCCAAATCGTTTCAATAGAATCAAGGAATGGATCTTTGCAGGGATGTTTTTTGACATCACTTTCGCCTTCTTCTCAAAGATTGTGGTGCTTGGTTTACCTTCGACAATCGATGCGATAATCGCCTTTATAGTCCTGGCCATTACATACTACGCGTTTAACAAACTCCACTTTATTGATTACACTGAAAATTTGTCTCAAGATTAAAAAATGATTTTTTATGCGTTTTGATTTAAATAACCCATAAAAAGCATAAATTCAAACAGAAAATAACCTTCATTAAAATGTTTAAACCCAAAAAGCAAATACCTTTTGAAATTTCGGGTCGCCTGATATGGATTAGTTCAATTTCATTGGGAATATTAACCTCAATCCCTAAAATTGTAGACCATCACTTTGTTGTGGCCGAAGGTATAGCCGATTTCGCTGTAACATCCGGTTTTGCATTATTGATCTGGTATTATAATATCTATTCGATACCTGCTTATACAAAGAAAACAGGCAGTAAAAAAGTACTGTCAGGTCAGCTGTTCAGGGGATTGGGAGTGGGTTTAATACTGATGTTTTTCCTTTCTTCCATTCAATACTACATTTTATCTCACCTAAATTTCGGCCCCCAAATATTGATGTACGAGGTAAGAGGTATATTGATCAACCTAACATTTTATATGTTTATCCATATATTATACCAGACTTATCTTAACCAACAATACGTAAGGGAACTAGAACGTTCGATGGCTGCAAATCTTGAAGCACAATATGAGCTTTTAAAACAACAGGTAAATCCCCATTTTCTTTTTAATAGTCTCAACACCCTAAAATATATGGTAGAGAGCCATGATGAGCAATCTTCGGAATTTATCATAAAACTTGCTGACTTCTACAGATTTACTCTTGGAAGTCTAAAGCTTAAAGTGCTAACATTAAAAGAAGAACTGGCCATTATGGAATCGTACGTATATCTATTGAAAGCCCGTTTTGAAGAAGGCCTTTTTGTGACACAAAATCTTGGAAGTGATAGCCATGACACTTACATTCCGCCTTTTACACTGCAGCTATTAGTAGAAAACTGCATCAAACATAATATTGTTTCGTTGGAGAAACCGCTTTACATTGCGATCTATCAGGAAGAAGACTATTTGGTCATTGAGAATAATCTGCAGGAAAGGAAAATTCCTGAACCTTCCACCGGAATGGGACTCAAAAATATCAATCAACGGTACCTCCACCTTACCCAGAAAAATATTATCATCACGGCAACTGACGAAAAATTCACCATAAAACTTCCTATATTATATGAACATCCTAATAATTGAAGACGAAATTAAAGCTGCTCGTTCACTTGAGAATCTGATATTACATTTGCAGCCAGGTTCCCGGATTCTGGCAAAGATCCAAAGTGTCGAGGGCGCTATAGACTATTTGTCCAATAACCCATCGCCAGAGCTGATCTTTATGGATATCCAGCTTTCCGATGGTATTAGCTTTGACATCTTTAAAGCCGTCAAAATCGTATGTCCAGTAATTTTTTGCACAGCCTTCGGTGAATACGCCATGGAAGCAATTAAAGAAAACGGGATTGATTATCTGCTTAAACCATTTTCGGAAGTTGATCTAAAAAATGCTTTTGAGAAAGTACATAATTTTAAAAATATTTTCCAGAAAGCCTCTGCAAATGATCTCGTAAATATAATCAGTCGGATCGGTGATCAAGAAAGTAAGAAAACGAGTTTCCTGGTTTTTAAAAACAATAAATACCTTACAGTCAAAACAGATGATATCGCCTATATTTATATCAATTATACCTCCCCTTCCCTTGTAACCTTTAAAGGCGAACAATATGATATGAACCAATCTTTGGATCATTTGGGAAGCATCCTTTCCGATAAACAGTTTTTTAGGCTCAACAGACAGTACCTCATCAATTTTTCTGCCGTAAAGGAAGTTGAGCATTATTTTGGAAGAAAGCTCTTTGTAAAACTAACCGTTCCAACAGAAGAAAAACTTTTGATCGGCAAAGATAAAACTTCCATATTCCTGAATTGGTTAGAAGACCGCTAAAACAGGTACGTAAATGGGATAAGAAACGGCATATTTTATACAGCAATGAACGGATACGGCTTCCCATTTACGTGCTTTTTATCTGCTATAAAGTTCCGATATAATTAATCTTGATAAGCAAAACGACTTTGGCATCAGGAAAATTAAAGTTTTGACCAAATCGATAAAAGATTACAAAGGCTCCTTATTGGAGATATCCAACGATAAAGTTTTTCATCAAAAGGTATCCTATTAAAAAATACAATTCTCAAACCTAACAGGCGATGATGTCCTGTTAGGTTTTGATTATTTATTCATCGCCAGAAATTGTCTGCGCAATATACACGATCTTTATCAATTCACTTTTCAGCAGCCTGTTAACCTAAAACTTGCTGCTTAACGTCATCAAAATATCCGCTAAGAATTTATTGGTACTAGCCAATTAATCCAATCCTATGTTAAAAATATAGTTAATCAAGGCATAAAGAGATCTAAATATTTTTGCAATCAGATATATGGTATTGCCGCAAATCTTCATTGTCCATTTCATTATTCTATTTGTCCACTTTAACCATTATTATGTCCATCTAGGGTACTTTACACTATTTTGACAGGAATTTTTATAGTCTCTTTGTACTATTAATTAAGTTAAAACACATCAAAAAAACAAAAAATAATGTCAAACAATAAAATAAATAAGAAAATGAGTAACATCGAAAAAGTACTCTACACAGCAAAAACCCATACGGTTGGAGGTAGAGAAGGGAAAGCTAAAAGTAGTGACGAAAAATTGGATATCATACTTTCCGCTCCTGGATCCAATGGAAAAGGAACTAATCCTGAACAACTTTTTGCCGCAGGTTGGTCGGCCTGCTATATTGGAGCTCTTGGTTTAGCAGCAAAAAAACTTGGTGCAATACTACCAAAAGATGCATTCGTCGATGCTGAAGTCGACTTGGGAATGACAGGTGATGCATTTCTTCTGCAAGCAAGATTATCTGTCGGCCTTCCAGGAATTGACAAAGAAATAGCCGAACAGCTTATTGAACTTGCACACCAAACCTGTCCATATTCCAAAGCAATAAAAGGAAACATCAATATTTCAACAACGCTAATCTAAACAGTCATGCTTAAAAAAATCCACTTTACAATTTTACTTCTAGTAACTATATTTTTGGGACTAGGTAATGCACAAGCTCAGAAAAAGAACACCAATACCAAAATTAAAAATATCGTACTTGTACATGGTGCTTTTGTTGATGGATCAGGATGGAGAAGCGTTTATGATATCCTTTCAAAAAATGGCTACAATGTAACAATTGCCCAGATTCCATTGACTTCATTAAAAGATGATAATGCAACTGTACGTAGAATATTGGATAAACTTGATGGACCGGCTGTACTTGTAGGCCATTCATGGGGCGGTACAGTAATTACGGAATCAAGTTCACATGCCAATGTTGCTTCTCTAGTTTACGTAACTGCATTTCAACCTGATAAAGGAGAAACAACAGATAAATGGTATTCGTCCCAACCGGGGCTTCCGGAAGCTGGTATTTTACCTCCGGATAATGAAGGATTTGCTTATTACGATATAGAAAAATTCCATGCAGGATTCGCCGCTGATCTTAGCCATGATCAGGCAACTTTTATGGCACATGCCCAAAAACCGATTTTAGCCTCATCGTTTACCACAGCAGTAACAGCTGCAGACTGGCATACAAAACCAACATTCGGTATAGTTCCAACTGCTGATAAGAGCATCAATCCTATTATATTAAGAAATATGTACAAAAGGTCAGGTACGAAGATCACCGAGATCAAGGGAGCGAGCCATGCCGTGTTCATTTCCCGCCCGCAGGAAGTCGCTAACGTGATTATATCAGCCTCCAAATAAGCTATGTTTTATCCCTGATCCAATAGTTTAATTTTATCCATTTTGAAATAAGTTTAGGTAAATTATTTCAGTAAGAATGCCCGGTAGTTTTATCGGGCATTTTTGCATTAATGTTTTATCTATAGCCAGCATATAATAATCACGAGCAATTTACCTCAGCAATGACCGTCAATAGAAAACCATTCATAAACTTCTCATCGATCATTTCCACTAGGCATTAAAATGTCTTCTATAAATTTGAAAATCTACACGATATTATAAATAGATCAGCTTAAGGAACTCAAAATAGTAAAGTCATTACAAAATGATGTTTGCTTGTAATTCGAAAAGATACTTTACATTTTTTCCCGTTCAACCTTAACCAGTTCTCTACTTTAAAAATTATATTCCCGGGTATTATATAAAATAAAAATGGGCAGATCAACACTAAAGTTGATCTGCCCCAGAATTAAAAGTCAAAGCTTCTATTGTTCCCAATCAGATTGCTTACAATTGTTTGTAAAGTCCCTTTTATTCATTCAATAAGAACTTCAGCATTTTTCATCGGTCCCAAATGTCCTACATTGTTAAGTGTTATAACATAAACCGCACTAAACTGTTAACCTAATAGTCCATCTTCGACAATGCCTACTCTATTTTTGGTTGTTGCAAAGGAACAAACACTCCCATTGGTTCCCGACACATTAATAAGCCTTTGTTATTTAGTATGTTATTGTGCTAAAAATGCGAATACTTTTGTTAAGAATGCCTCATGATTCTGATAAAAAGCCGCATGTCCAGAATCAGAAAACTCAACTAGTACAGAGTTCTCTAAATTTTGCTTCATATTATATGCATTTTGAATAGAAATTGGAAGATCCTTATCGCCATGAACGATTAGAACAGGTTTTTTAATAGTTTTAATTTCCTCAAGTGCATTTGCATCAGGTTGTGCCCATGCCAGTACCGCAGTAAATTGAGCGGTTGAAGTAGCATCACTTAGTGCCGGATCTCGATCAACAGTACGTAGATGTACACGGGCAAACGACGCTTTTCCTGCCGCAATGCTTACTTGTGAATCAGTAAATCCGAATTTTAAGTAGGATTCTTCTGCGGTAAGTCCAGCAGTTCCTGCAACAATATTCGGAAGATTTGCAAGACCGATTGCTCCTTTAGGTCCACTATCGGCCAAAATAATCTTATTAACTATCGCTGGCTCTGTTAACACAATTCTTTGGGCAACAAATCCTCCCATTGAGAATCCCATGATATTTACTCTTCCAAGGTTCATTGCTTTGATAAAATCAATAGCGTCATTAGCCATTGCTTGGACAGAATTAGGAGTTGTCCCTTTGGATGAAGCTACTCCCTTGTTATCAAAAATGATTATTTTATATTGTTTTGCGAGTCCATTGGTCACCGCGGGATCCCAGTCGTCCATAGAACCACCAGTTCCTGGCAATAACACTAGAGGTATTCCTCCTTCCTTACCCCAGCTGCGATAAGCAAACTCTACTCCTTTCACGCTGATAAAGTTAGTTTTTGCATTGTTATGATTTACTGGCGACGACGACTGTTCTGTCGGAAATTCGTTGTCATCACTACATGAAATTGTTACAGCGGAAAATAGGGATGCACATAATGCACCTGCGATTGTAAATTTTCTAATTGTTTTCATTATTATCTTTTTAAGAATGATTATAAAGCAAACTTAGATCAATCACACAAGTTAAATAAGGACAAAATAGTTAAACAGGACATACTAGCACCTGGATTGGACATTCCAGATGTTAAAGAAAATATTGAACCCCCTAACACAAGGTTTATAAGCAGAATCATGGCAGTTAATTTAAACTAACTGTAAATGTAGCATCATGCTAATTTTCATAAGTTATTAACTGGTTATCTTTTGTATGAAAAATGAGGACGGGCGCAAATACTTCAACATCCGATTCGTAACGGTTAAGGCCGATACAAGTTGCGATAGCTTTCTCTCCATTTTTAAAAAATATCATTGTATTACAGAAGGTAAATATAACCAATGAAAGGAATACTAAGCCCAATCCCAAAATTAAATAATATTGCCACTATGACACTTCTTGCTGATACAAATAAAACCATTACGTATATCGCTGATAATTTAGGATTTGCAGACAGTCAGAGCCTTTATCATTTTTTTAAACGTAGTACCGGCTGTACTCAGACTCAATATCGTAATCAGTTGTTGGGAAAACTCTAAAACAACTCAACAGGATTCAAACCAAAACAAAACTTTATAAAATATTAATTACCAACTAAATACACTTAAAATACATTCTAGATCTTTAAAAAATTGGTTCGATGTTCCAACCAGCAAGTTCACTTAAGGAGACAACTATTAAATAGTTGTCTCTCTTTTTTTTGTGCATAAAAATCTCTATATCAAACTTTTAGGGATCAAGCGCAAAATCTGGGCGACTAGGCAAAAAGCTTAGCCAACCTAAATAGAAAAACGACTTATCTTTTACATCTAAGCTGAATTCTGAAGTTTTTGATTTGGCATTAAAAGATTCCCCGAAACATTGGTACTTCAGCGTGAATAAGTCATTTGGAAATCTCATTAATGCCCGGATAAGATTCGAAGGCTCCGGTTCTTTTATGACAAAATACTTTTACCGTCGTCACGACTTTTGTTGATATATCCGCAAGGAGCGATTCACATTAACCGCCCCCCTTTTTACTCTTCACATTCCGTGGAAGATGTTAAAGTCCTTCTATCATTTACACTGCATTTATATTGCATTTGCACCCTTTAAATATACCATTGATAACAGCAATATATTATAAAATTTCATGAACGGAATATCAATATTTTGTGATCCATTTATTAAAATCAGATTCTGAAGATATACCAAGTTTTTTCTTTAAACGGTACTTTTTTGATTCTACAGTTCTTATCGAAAGATGTGCATACTCTGCAATCTCTTTATTGGAAAAATTTAATTTTATATAAGCACAGAAAAGAATATCATTTGCAGTAAGAGCGGGATTTTCTTTTGTCAAATTATTGTAAAAGTCTGAATAAGCTTCCCTGAATTTATGAATAAAAGACGGGTCTGATTTTATAGCAAGCTGAACGACTTCTTCATAAAGATTTTCAAGTTTTCTTCGGAGAATGTCAGTTTCAAGTTTTTTTTCGCTTAACATTTTATCTTGCTTTTTATATCTTACTTTATGAACATTATTAATGACTAAAATGATGACTGTACTCACTAATATAATACCGGCAAAACCATAATAGAAATTCTGGCTGCTTGCTGCAAAAATCTCTTCCTGACTTGTCAATATATCTTCTACAGATGTATTTAAAGCCACCCTTTCATTTTCTCTCAAACTGTCGTTTAACCGAGAATATTTCATTAGATATTCGTTTTCTTTTTGCATATTATTGAGATGCTTATACGCTGTTGCCAAAAGCTTATACGTTTCTAAAGTTCTTTTTCTGAACCCTGACCTCTGAGTAATAGCCAATGATTCAAGCAAATACTGCAAAGATTTATTATATTCTTTTTTTTCTATATTCAGCTTTCCATAAGCTCTTAGTACATTAGCTTTTCCTTCTACAGGAATATTTTTTATCAATAATAATTGGTTAGCCTTATTGATATAATATTCCGCAGAATCAATATTCCCGTTTTTGAAATGCCTATTTGCAATGGTTATGTAAAGCATCGGCATTGGTGACTTCATACATTTTTTTTCATTACTGTAAACCGAATCTACCAACCCTAAAAACCCAAAACAAGAACGTTTCCAATCATAAACAGAGTATTGCACGCTCTGCTTTTCTTTTTCATTTGAAATTCTTTTGGCAGCTTCCAAAGCTTTATTAAACCTTTGCAATGCTCTTTTATGAAGCCCGAGTGAAAAGT
Coding sequences within:
- a CDS encoding heme-binding domain-containing protein is translated as MKHAKQIRILPIAFLCILAAFIALQFFNAQIEQRPVTGPMKNVPQEVTQVLERSCYDCHSNSQHLTFLDKLAPISWIVNKDIRRAREVMNFSEWDKLSEAEQKGKFYAIFNMVRAEKMPLPSYAMTHPGAKLSQNEIETIKQFALSLSEKDSFIPAHMSPVEAGSKVQTLTTAIQPGVLVSPNGISYNADFKNWKVIGMSTLIDNSIRVIYGNDIAVKAIQEENFHPWPDGSAVAKAVFKQTKKANGEIVPGDFVNMQYMVKDGKEYTETEGWGFAKFNGQKLKPTGKTALFAQQSCISCHRQLAESTGFLFNVPPKVNSRKLIEHYLKTARNEKSLIHSSIN
- a CDS encoding alpha/beta fold hydrolase, with the translated sequence MKIQLNTMIKMLTFSIIMIMGTGISRLNAQTSVNEKKSETEDTINFQQTKTIQAGLLNVGYAEIGPSKGKPVILLHGWPYDIHSFEQSSAILAKKGYRVLVPYLRGYGTTTFLSDKTMRNGQQSAVALDIIKFMDALKIEKAIIGGFDWGARTADIIAALWPERCSALVAVSGYLIGSPKANENPLPPNAEFLWWYQYYFATERGYKSYKVNTQEFNKLIWKTASPKWNFDDQTYKRSSKSFDNPDHADIVIHNYRWRLGLAKGEKQYDELEEKLAKAPDIIVPTVTLEGDANGAAFPPPASYASKYKGKYKHHTLNGGIGHNLPQEAPEAFAEAIIEADLMAQ
- a CDS encoding DoxX family protein; this encodes MQYSTYTKIYLGGRIFMSLWFAASGFFELTRNPVVWNITLQLGYPPHFIYILGIFKIVGSIIFLIPNRFNRIKEWIFAGMFFDITFAFFSKIVVLGLPSTIDAIIAFIVLAITYYAFNKLHFIDYTENLSQD
- a CDS encoding sensor histidine kinase is translated as MFKPKKQIPFEISGRLIWISSISLGILTSIPKIVDHHFVVAEGIADFAVTSGFALLIWYYNIYSIPAYTKKTGSKKVLSGQLFRGLGVGLILMFFLSSIQYYILSHLNFGPQILMYEVRGILINLTFYMFIHILYQTYLNQQYVRELERSMAANLEAQYELLKQQVNPHFLFNSLNTLKYMVESHDEQSSEFIIKLADFYRFTLGSLKLKVLTLKEELAIMESYVYLLKARFEEGLFVTQNLGSDSHDTYIPPFTLQLLVENCIKHNIVSLEKPLYIAIYQEEDYLVIENNLQERKIPEPSTGMGLKNINQRYLHLTQKNIIITATDEKFTIKLPILYEHPNN
- a CDS encoding LytR/AlgR family response regulator transcription factor is translated as MNILIIEDEIKAARSLENLILHLQPGSRILAKIQSVEGAIDYLSNNPSPELIFMDIQLSDGISFDIFKAVKIVCPVIFCTAFGEYAMEAIKENGIDYLLKPFSEVDLKNAFEKVHNFKNIFQKASANDLVNIISRIGDQESKKTSFLVFKNNKYLTVKTDDIAYIYINYTSPSLVTFKGEQYDMNQSLDHLGSILSDKQFFRLNRQYLINFSAVKEVEHYFGRKLFVKLTVPTEEKLLIGKDKTSIFLNWLEDR
- a CDS encoding organic hydroperoxide resistance protein; the encoded protein is MSNNKINKKMSNIEKVLYTAKTHTVGGREGKAKSSDEKLDIILSAPGSNGKGTNPEQLFAAGWSACYIGALGLAAKKLGAILPKDAFVDAEVDLGMTGDAFLLQARLSVGLPGIDKEIAEQLIELAHQTCPYSKAIKGNINISTTLI
- a CDS encoding alpha/beta hydrolase, whose protein sequence is MLKKIHFTILLLVTIFLGLGNAQAQKKNTNTKIKNIVLVHGAFVDGSGWRSVYDILSKNGYNVTIAQIPLTSLKDDNATVRRILDKLDGPAVLVGHSWGGTVITESSSHANVASLVYVTAFQPDKGETTDKWYSSQPGLPEAGILPPDNEGFAYYDIEKFHAGFAADLSHDQATFMAHAQKPILASSFTTAVTAADWHTKPTFGIVPTADKSINPIILRNMYKRSGTKITEIKGASHAVFISRPQEVANVIISASK
- a CDS encoding alpha/beta fold hydrolase; translation: MKTIRKFTIAGALCASLFSAVTISCSDDNEFPTEQSSSPVNHNNAKTNFISVKGVEFAYRSWGKEGGIPLVLLPGTGGSMDDWDPAVTNGLAKQYKIIIFDNKGVASSKGTTPNSVQAMANDAIDFIKAMNLGRVNIMGFSMGGFVAQRIVLTEPAIVNKIILADSGPKGAIGLANLPNIVAGTAGLTAEESYLKFGFTDSQVSIAAGKASFARVHLRTVDRDPALSDATSTAQFTAVLAWAQPDANALEEIKTIKKPVLIVHGDKDLPISIQNAYNMKQNLENSVLVEFSDSGHAAFYQNHEAFLTKVFAFLAQ
- a CDS encoding helix-turn-helix domain-containing protein — translated: MKGILSPIPKLNNIATMTLLADTNKTITYIADNLGFADSQSLYHFFKRSTGCTQTQYRNQLLGKL
- a CDS encoding LuxR C-terminal-related transcriptional regulator; the protein is MNIKYFFEKAAICLLLFLGVLSSGRSAIWGIDSLRKEIHNKWRYEGDFNNIILAEKKLIIKCKKLGYVPGEIKGYINIAHALSGINRNKESLQFLDFARKKLSKYDDAELEAHMNHVYGINYFSLGLHKRALQRFNKALEAAKRISNEKEKQSVQYSVYDWKRSCFGFLGLVDSVYSNEKKCMKSPMPMLYITIANRHFKNGNIDSAEYYINKANQLLLIKNIPVEGKANVLRAYGKLNIEKKEYNKSLQYLLESLAITQRSGFRKRTLETYKLLATAYKHLNNMQKENEYLMKYSRLNDSLRENERVALNTSVEDILTSQEEIFAASSQNFYYGFAGIILVSTVIILVINNVHKVRYKKQDKMLSEKKLETDILRRKLENLYEEVVQLAIKSDPSFIHKFREAYSDFYNNLTKENPALTANDILFCAYIKLNFSNKEIAEYAHLSIRTVESKKYRLKKKLGISSESDFNKWITKY